In the genome of Abyssalbus ytuae, the window AAAATATAGATAGGGCGCTAAAGCGTTACAAGCGTAAATTTGATAAAACAGGAACTATGCGTCAGTTAAGAGATCGTCAGCAGTTCACAAAACCTTCTGTTGTGAGAAGGTCACAAGTTCAAAAAGCGCAATACGTTCAACACTTAAGAGATCAGGAAGATATATAGTTTTATACTTTAATTTTCTGAAATAATATGATGAATCCCGGTAGTTAGTACTAACTACCGGGATTATTTTTTACTTCATTGTTGCTTAAATTTTAAATTTGTAAAACATTTTGTGTTATGAGTTTAAAAAAATTTATTGACTACCTCGAAAAGGAAAAAAAATATTCCACACATACCATACATGCTTATCATAATGATTTGTTGACATTTACTCAGTTTTGTAAAGAAGAATATGACGAAAGCGAAATATCGGGTGTAAACTATTCTATTATCCGCTCATGGATAATAACACTGGTAAATAGCGGATTATCAAACAGGTCAGTAAACCGTAAAATCGCCTCCTTGAAAGCGTATTATAAATTTTTGCTAAAAACAAAGCAAATAGAAGTTAACCCCTTGTCTAAACATAAAGCATTAAAAACCCCTAAAAAAATTGAAATTCCTTTTTCCGTTACAGAAGTAGAAAAAGTTTTAGACATTTTTTCTTTTGAAAATAGTTTTGAAGGGAAAAGAGACAAACTGATAATTGAAATTTTCTACACCACCGGGGTTAGGAGAAGTGAACTCATCAACTTAAAAAAATCAGACATTGATTTTTCAAATCGTAGTATGAAAGTGCTTGGTAAAAGAAATAAAGAGAGGATAATACCGCTTCTTCCGTATGTTTTAAAAGAAATTGATGAATATTTGCCCTATAGGGATGAAGTTAAAAATAAAAATTCAGGGGAGTTCTTGTTTTTGGTAAAAAATGGTAATAAAGTTTACGAAACTCTTGTATATAGGATAATAAATAATTATTTTAGTAAAGCATCTTCTAAGGTAAAAAAGAGTCCTCACATACTCAGGCATACTTTTGCTACCCATTTACTAAATGAAGGTGCAGATTTGAACTCGGTTAAAGAATTATTAGGACATTCTAGTCTGGCTTCAACACAGGTTTATACTCATAACAGTATAGCCGAACTTAAAAAAGTTTATGGAGAAGCTCATCCCAGAAATAAAAAATAACTTTAACCAATTGTCTAACCTCTTAAAAATATACAAGATGAAAGTAAACATTCAATCTGTAAACTTTACGGTCGATCAAAAATTAGTAAACTTTATTCAAAAAAGATTAGATAAACTTGATAATTTCTACGACAGGATTATTAATGCCGATGTTTATCTGAAAGTAGAAAATACAAGCGCGAAAGAAAATAAAATCGTAGAGGTTAAAGTGAATGTACCCGGAGATGGTTTTATAGTTAAAAAACAATGCAAAACCTTTGAAGAAGCAGTAGATAGTGCAGCCAACTCTTTAGAAAGAGCCCTTCTGAAAAGAAAAGAAAAGATGAGAGCACATATATAATTCAAAAATTTTTCGGAAAATATTTTTTTAGAAAAAATAAATATATACATTTGCAGTCCGTTAGAAATAGCGGACTTTTTTATCGCAAAAAAGTAAAAGAATTTTTGATGAATAAGCGATTGTTTTTTGCGATGAAAATTCGGTAAATGTATTTATTGAAAAGGGGAAGATACTCAAGGAGCCAACGAGGACAGACTGTAAAATTTGTTGGTTTTTTATTTTTACTGGTTCTTCCGAAACGTTAGAATTATTTCCTTATATAAGGAGGTGGTTAAAAAGTGATAAGCTCATTGCATACTGAAAAATATTTTGGGGAGATACTCAAGCGGCCAACGAGGGCAGACTGTAAATCTGCTGACTATGTCTTCGCAGGTTCGAATCCTGCTCTCCCCACAATAATTTTCAAATAAGCTGACGTCAAAAGCTTGCTTTTGAAAGGCGGCGATTTGAAAATTATGTGAAGGGTTTCCCTTCATGGATCACCGAGCGAGAGCGAGGTAATCCTGGTAAGATTGAAGTTTTTGGAAAGCTTGCTTTTAAAAGGCGGCGATTTGAAAATTATGTAAAGGGTTTCCCTTTATGGATCACCAAGCGAGAGCGAGGTAATCGTGGTAAAGTTGAAGTTTTTTTGAAGCGTGCTTTTGTAAGTTGATGCTTTGAAAAAATAAAGTTCACTGAAATAGTAGAAAATTATAATTCATCATTGTTGAATTAAAATGCGGGAGTAGCTCAGTTGGTAGAGCGTCAGCCTTCCAAGCTGAATGTCGCGAGTTCGAACCTCGTCTCCCGCTCTAAAAAAAACTAAACTTTTAAGTGAGAGTTTAGCTCCTGCAGGTTAGTAGCCTGTTCCTGGGCGTTAGTCAAATAAAATTGATGTCCGCTCCAATAAGCCGGTGTAGCTCAGGGGTAGAGCGCTTCCTTGGTAAGGAAGAGGTCACGAGTTCAAATCTCGTCATTGGCTCATATTACGTTTAAATTGAACACTAATATATAACTAAGATTAAAATTATTAAATCATGGCAAAGGAAACTTTTGATCGTTCCAAACCGCATTTAAATATAGGTACTATTGGACACGTTGATCACGGTAAAACAACTTTAACTGCTGCTATTACTAAAGTTTTGGCTGACGCCGGGCTTTCTGAGTTAAGATCATTCGATTCTATTGATAATGCTCCTGAGGAGAAAGAAAGAGGTATCACTATTAATACTTCACACGTAGAATATCAGACTGCTAACCGTCACTACGCTCACGTTGACTGTCCTGGTCACGCTGACTACGTAAAAAACATGGTTACTGGTGCTGCGCAAATGGATGGAGCTATCCTTGTGGTTGCTGCTACAGATGGTCCTATGCCACAAACTCGTGAGCATATCTTATTAGGACGTCAGGTAGGTGTTCCGAGAATAGTTGTTTTCTTGAATAAAGTTGACATGGTTGATGACGAAGAGCTTTTAGAGCTTGTTGAAATGGAAGTTAGAGAATTGCTTTCTTTCTACGAATATGATGGAGATAACGGACCTGTTATCCTTGGTTCTGCTCTTGGTGCTTTGAATGGTGAGCAAAAATGGGTTGATTCAGTAATGAAGCTTATGGAAGCAGTAGATGAGTGGATCGAATTGCCTAAGCGTGATGTGGATAAAGATTTCTTAATGCCTATTGAAGATGTATTTACAATTACAGGTCGTGGTACTGTTGCAACCGGTCGTATAGAAACTGGTGTTGCTAAAACTGGTGATCCTGTAGAGATTATTGGTATGGGTGCTGAGAAATTAACTTCTACTATTACCGGGGTTGAAATGTTCCGTAAAATATTAGATAGAGGTGAAGCAGGTGATAATGTTGGTATCCTTTTAAGAGGTATTGAAAAAACCGATATTAAAAGAGGTATGGTAATCTGTAAGCCAGGTTCAGTAACACCTCATGCTAAATTTAAAGCTGAGGTTTATATCCTTAAGAAAGAAGAAGGTGGTCGTCACACTCCGTTCCATAATAATTACCGTCCGCAATTCTATTTAAGAACAACTGATGTTACAGGTACAATTACTTTACCTGATGGTGTTGAAATGGTAATGCCTGGTGATAACTTAACTATTACTGTTGAGTTGTTAAGCACAGTTGCTTGTAACGTAGGTTTACGTTTTGCTATCCGTGAAGGAGGTAGAACAGTTGGAGCTGGTCAGGTAACTGAAATTTTAGACTAAAAATTTCAATTATATAATAAGCATAAGGTGTTCCGCTAATAGCGGGACGCCTTTCAGCTTGAATAAACGGGTGTAGTTCAAGGGTAGAATAGCGGTCTCCAAAACCGTTGATGGGAGTTCGAATCTCTCCACCCGTGCACAGAATGATTTAAAAAAGATAAAATGATAAATTATATTAAAGAATCATTTGAAGAATTAAAGGCAAATGTGACTTGGCCAAATTGGGCTGAAGGACAAAATTTAATGGTGGTTGTTGCTGTTTTTTCAATTTTGTTTTCTTTAGCTATTTGGGCAGTTGATACTGTTTTTAGTAAGGCCATTAGTTATTATTTTGACCTTATAAACTAAAAAGCTGATTACTTTAAAATGGCAGATACACTAGTAAAAAATTGGTATGTAGTTAGGGCAGTAAGTGGTCAGGAAAACAAGGTTAAGACTTACATTGAAAATGAAATAGCGCGCCTGGGTTATTCTGATTATGTAGATGAAGTGCTTGTTCCCACTGAAAAAGTAGTACAAATACGTAATGGTAAGAAAGTAAACAAAGAAAGAGTTTATTTTCCTGGTTATGTAATGGTTAAAGCTAATTTAGGTGGTGAGGTAGCTCATGTTATAAAATCAATAACAGGAGTGATAGGTTTTTTAGGAGAGGTGAAAGGAGGGGATCCCGTTCCTCTTAGAAAGTCTGAAGTAAACAGAATGCTAGGTAAAGTTGATGAATTGTCAGTAAAAACAGACAATGTAGCTATACCTTATGTGCTTGGCGAAACTGTAAAAGTTATTGACGGGCCGTTCAATGGTTTTAATGGTACAGTCGAAAAAATCAACGAAGAGAAGCGTAAACTTGAGGTGATGGTGAAAATCTTTGGAAGAAAAACACCATTGGAATTAAGTTATATGCAGGTAGAAAAAATATAATTTGTTACATATTATATAAGGAATGTCTTTGCTTCCAATTTTAGGCATTTCAAATTTAAATTAGAGAATTTAAAACAATGGCAAAAGAAGTTAGTAAAGTAGTTAAACTACAAGTTAGGGGAGGTGCTGCGAACCCGTCGCCACCGGTTGGACCCGCTTTAGGTGCCGCAGGGGTTAACATTATGGAGTTCTGTAAGCAGTTCAATGCTCGTACGCAGGACAAAGCCGGAAAGGTTTTACCAGTTGTTATCACTGTATATGCAGACAAATCGTTTGAATTTGTTGTAAAGACACCGCCGGCGGCAGTTCAGCTAATGGAAGCGGCTAAGGTTAAAAAGGGTTCAGGTGAGCCAAACCGTAGAAAAGTTGCTAGTGTTACCTGGGATCAGGTAAAAACTATAGCAGAAGACAAAATGCAGGATCTTAATGCTTTTACAATCGAATCAGCAATGAGTATGGTTGCGGGAACAGCAAGATCAATGGGTCTAACGGTTAAAGGTGCTAAACCTTTTTAAATCTTAAAAGAACTAAAAGATGGCAAAATTAACAAAGAAGAAAAAAGAGGCGTTAGCTAAAATTGATAGGAATAAGTTATATTCTGTTAACGAGGCTTCTGCTTTGATAAAAGAAATTACCAGCGTAAAATTTGATGCATCTGTTGACCTTGCTGTTAGATTAGGGGTAGACCCCCGTAAAGCTAATCAGATGGTAAGAGGGGTGGTTACACTTCCTCATGGTACAGGTAAAGATGTAAAGGTTTTAGCGTTAGTGACACCTGATAAAGAAGCTGAGGCTAAAGAAGCCGGAGCAGATTATGTAGGTTTGGATGAGTATCTTCAAAAGATAAAAGACGGTTGGACAGATGTTGATGTAATTATTACTATGCCAAGCGTAATGGGTAAATTAGGTCCGTTAGGTAGAATATTAGGTCCCAGAGGTCTGATGCCTAATCCTAAAACAGGAACGGTTACTATGGATGTGGCTAAAGCTGTAGCAGAAGTTAAAGCCGGTAAAATAGACTTTAAAGTTGATAAAACCGGTATAGTACACGCTGCTATAGGAAAAGCATCATTCTCTGCTGATAAAATTGCAGGTAACGCTAATGAGTTAATTCAAACTTTAATTAAATTAAAACCAACTGCGGCTAAAGGAACTTATATCAAGAGTATCTTTATGTCTAGTACTATGAGTCCTAGTGTAGCGGTAGATCCTAAAGCAGTTTAATTGGTAGTTAAAAATTAAATTATGACTAGAGAAGAGAAATCAACGGTAATAAAAGATTTAACTGCCCAGTTAGCTGAGAATTCAGTTATCTACCTGGCAGATATTTCAGGGCTTGATGCACAGACAACTTCTAATTTACGTAGAGCTTGTTTTAAAGCAAACATTAAGCTTGCAGTTGTGAAAAATACATTGCTTGCAAAAGCAATGGAAGCTTCTGATAAAGATTTTGGCAATCTGTCTTCAACTTTAAAAGGTAACACTTCATTGTTGTTGTCGGAAACAGGAAATGCTCCTGCCAAGTTGATAAAAGACTTCCGGAAAAAATCTGAAAAACCTTTATTAAAAGGGGCTTTTGTTGAAGAGGCAATTTTTGTAGGAGATAATCAATTAGATACTTTAGTTAGTATTAAATCTAAAGAAGAAGTTATTGGAGATATTATCGCATTACTTCAGTCGCCTGCTAAAAATGTTATTTCAGGTCTTAAGTCTGGTGGCGGTAAATTAGCCGGTATCCTTAAAACTTTATCAGAAAAAGAATAAGTACGCACTTAAAAACAATAATATTTTAAAATTAAAAAACGATAGAAAAATGGCAGATTTAAAAGATTTTGCAGAAAAGCTAGTTAACTTAACAGTAAAAGAAGTAAACGAATTAGCTGATATATTAAAAGAAGAGTACGGTATAGAGCCTGCTGCTGCAGCTGTTGCTGTAGCTGGTGGAGCTGCTGCAGGTGGTGGTGAAGGTGCTGAGGAAAAATCAGAATTTGATGTAATCCTTAAAGCTGCTGGTGCTTCTAAATTGGCTGTAGTTAAATTGGTTAAAGAATTAACCGGTTTAGGACTTAAAGAAGCTAAAGATATAGTTGATAGCGCTCCTAAAGCTATAAAAGAAGGAATTTCTAAAGATGAGGCAGAAGGTCTTAAGAAGTCTTTAGAAGAAGCTGGTGCTGAAGTAGAGCTTAAGTAAGCTTATTTATTTTAGCTGCCAAGCTGAAAAACTTGGTTTAGGCCTTTCCGCAAAGCGGAATGGGCCTAAACCCTTTTGCATATATAAAGTATATGCGTTTTAACTTTTTGTTTTAATAAAAATATTGTCCATTGATGTTCACAAATCAGACTGAAAGAATCAATTTTGCCTCAGCTAAGAACACACCGGATTACCCGGATTTCTTAGATATTCAGATAAAATCGTTTCAGGATTTCTTCCAACTGGAAACAAAATCTGAAGAAAGAGGTAATGAAGGTCTTTATAACACCTTCATGGAGAACTTCCCAATCACTGATACACGCAATCAATTTGTACTGGAGTTTTTAGATTATTTTATTGATCCGCCCCGCTACACAATCCAGGAGTGTATAGAAAGAGGATTAACATATAGTGTGCCGTTAAAGGCAAGATTAAAACTTTATTGTACAGACCCGGAACATGAAGATTTTGAAACCATTGTTCAGGACGTGTATTTGGGTACTATACCATACATGACACCAAGTGGAACTTTTGTAATAAATGGAGCTGAACGTGTTGTGGTTTCTCAGTTACACAGGTCTCCTGGTGTATTCTTTGGGCAATCGTTCCACGCAAACGGAACAAAATTATATTCTGCAAGGGTAATTCCTTTTAAAGGTTCCTGGATAGAGTTTGCTACAGATATAAACAGCGTAATGTATGCTTATATTGACAGGAAGAAAAAATTACCTGTTACAACATTGTTCAGGGCAATAGGTTTTGAACGTGATAAAGATATTCTGGAAATTTTCGATTTGGCCGAAGAAGTAAAAGTTTCAAAAAGTGGTCTGAAGAAAATACTGGGAAGAAAATTAGCTGCGCGTGTACTTAAAACATGGCATGAAGATTTCGTTGATGAAGATACAGGAGAAGTAGTATCCATTGAGCGTAACGAAATTATTTTAGACAGGGACACTATATTAGAAAAAGAACATATAGAAGAAATAATAGAAAC includes:
- the tuf gene encoding elongation factor Tu, with protein sequence MAKETFDRSKPHLNIGTIGHVDHGKTTLTAAITKVLADAGLSELRSFDSIDNAPEEKERGITINTSHVEYQTANRHYAHVDCPGHADYVKNMVTGAAQMDGAILVVAATDGPMPQTREHILLGRQVGVPRIVVFLNKVDMVDDEELLELVEMEVRELLSFYEYDGDNGPVILGSALGALNGEQKWVDSVMKLMEAVDEWIELPKRDVDKDFLMPIEDVFTITGRGTVATGRIETGVAKTGDPVEIIGMGAEKLTSTITGVEMFRKILDRGEAGDNVGILLRGIEKTDIKRGMVICKPGSVTPHAKFKAEVYILKKEEGGRHTPFHNNYRPQFYLRTTDVTGTITLPDGVEMVMPGDNLTITVELLSTVACNVGLRFAIREGGRTVGAGQVTEILD
- the rpsU gene encoding 30S ribosomal protein S21, with translation MLIIPVKEGENIDRALKRYKRKFDKTGTMRQLRDRQQFTKPSVVRRSQVQKAQYVQHLRDQEDI
- the rplK gene encoding 50S ribosomal protein L11 encodes the protein MAKEVSKVVKLQVRGGAANPSPPVGPALGAAGVNIMEFCKQFNARTQDKAGKVLPVVITVYADKSFEFVVKTPPAAVQLMEAAKVKKGSGEPNRRKVASVTWDQVKTIAEDKMQDLNAFTIESAMSMVAGTARSMGLTVKGAKPF
- the rplJ gene encoding 50S ribosomal protein L10, producing MTREEKSTVIKDLTAQLAENSVIYLADISGLDAQTTSNLRRACFKANIKLAVVKNTLLAKAMEASDKDFGNLSSTLKGNTSLLLSETGNAPAKLIKDFRKKSEKPLLKGAFVEEAIFVGDNQLDTLVSIKSKEEVIGDIIALLQSPAKNVISGLKSGGGKLAGILKTLSEKE
- the rplL gene encoding 50S ribosomal protein L7/L12; amino-acid sequence: MADLKDFAEKLVNLTVKEVNELADILKEEYGIEPAAAAVAVAGGAAAGGGEGAEEKSEFDVILKAAGASKLAVVKLVKELTGLGLKEAKDIVDSAPKAIKEGISKDEAEGLKKSLEEAGAEVELK
- the secE gene encoding preprotein translocase subunit SecE, with translation MINYIKESFEELKANVTWPNWAEGQNLMVVVAVFSILFSLAIWAVDTVFSKAISYYFDLIN
- the nusG gene encoding transcription termination/antitermination protein NusG; this encodes MADTLVKNWYVVRAVSGQENKVKTYIENEIARLGYSDYVDEVLVPTEKVVQIRNGKKVNKERVYFPGYVMVKANLGGEVAHVIKSITGVIGFLGEVKGGDPVPLRKSEVNRMLGKVDELSVKTDNVAIPYVLGETVKVIDGPFNGFNGTVEKINEEKRKLEVMVKIFGRKTPLELSYMQVEKI
- a CDS encoding tyrosine-type recombinase/integrase; this translates as MSLKKFIDYLEKEKKYSTHTIHAYHNDLLTFTQFCKEEYDESEISGVNYSIIRSWIITLVNSGLSNRSVNRKIASLKAYYKFLLKTKQIEVNPLSKHKALKTPKKIEIPFSVTEVEKVLDIFSFENSFEGKRDKLIIEIFYTTGVRRSELINLKKSDIDFSNRSMKVLGKRNKERIIPLLPYVLKEIDEYLPYRDEVKNKNSGEFLFLVKNGNKVYETLVYRIINNYFSKASSKVKKSPHILRHTFATHLLNEGADLNSVKELLGHSSLASTQVYTHNSIAELKKVYGEAHPRNKK
- the hpf gene encoding ribosome hibernation-promoting factor, HPF/YfiA family, which translates into the protein MKVNIQSVNFTVDQKLVNFIQKRLDKLDNFYDRIINADVYLKVENTSAKENKIVEVKVNVPGDGFIVKKQCKTFEEAVDSAANSLERALLKRKEKMRAHI
- the rplA gene encoding 50S ribosomal protein L1, coding for MAKLTKKKKEALAKIDRNKLYSVNEASALIKEITSVKFDASVDLAVRLGVDPRKANQMVRGVVTLPHGTGKDVKVLALVTPDKEAEAKEAGADYVGLDEYLQKIKDGWTDVDVIITMPSVMGKLGPLGRILGPRGLMPNPKTGTVTMDVAKAVAEVKAGKIDFKVDKTGIVHAAIGKASFSADKIAGNANELIQTLIKLKPTAAKGTYIKSIFMSSTMSPSVAVDPKAV